TCTCATTGTAGTATCAACTATAATTGTTTTTAGGGTGTTTCCACACGGGCTGTATGCCAGAACTTATACCAGCAGCCCGTGAATGGTTGCTTGACTCTGAGGTGAGCGACCTGCATCATCTTGAAGCAGGCTTCAAACTTTCGACCTTAATCATATCTGTTTGTTTTTCCAGAAAATTTAGGATCAGAGTGATAGAGAATGGTTATGAATTTTCGGTTCTTTTTAATGTGTTTCGGATGGCAGTAGCTTCCAAGAAGGAGGACCTTCAATGGTAGGTGAAGCCGTGTAGGCCCTGCTCTTGTATGTCCTTATTCTAGACCCTTGATTGCTGTGATTAAAGATCCCGATAAAcctagaataaattaaaaaattccatCCTTTATTAAAGTAAGTTATAGATATCGTCGATCTGGTGTTTTTCATATGTCATGGTCGTTGTCTTCCCGGGCCACCTGCCAAAAACccgataaaaaaaataaaaaaataaaaaaagtctgAACCAAAGAAgttcttaaatattatttgtcATGCTGGTTATTTGGCTCTGAGGCAGGAATGAATTAGTATTATGGACAATTGACATATTGATTTTGTGTTGATTAGTTgttttattaagttgatttcttgttttcttttttactagTGAGAATAAGGGATAAGGAGCGAAAAATGGCGGAGCATAAACGGAGCCCCATCTCCGTCGACCAAGGTGGTCTCACTTCTCTTGCGCCGAAACGACAAAAGCCCGATTTAACCATTTCCACCAAGGtaccttttttctcttttctctcttaTCTTTAATAACTTCGATAGTATGAAGTTGGAATTAGCTTGATGATCCCAAGGCCTACTTCACTGTAAATATGAATGAACATGATCAAATGCCACCAAAAATTTCCATGAAACAACTGCTTTTTCAAGCAATTGAAGCCTTCCATTGTAGGATGGATATGTGGCCTGAATTGGCCATTGAGCATCGGGCACTAGACCAAATTCTCCTAAGCATGTTCTATTACCCTAATGCGGCTATTAGTTCCGTTTGAGGTGGTTCGGTTTCTTCTATCATGTGATGTGTGCTTTGATGTATCTGTCTCTAATGCACTCTTTTGGCAAATAGGAAAGGAAAGAGAAGGTTGGCGAGCGCATTGCAGCTCTGCAACAGCTTGTTTCACCCTTTGGAAAGGTACGCACAGCAGATTAATCTCTTCCTAAATTCATCAGTATTTCCCGTTATTTGTGTTTATTCTTCTTCACGGTGTATATCCGTGGATGTTGCTGCTCATTCACATGCTTCTCAGTTGGTTGCATTGTTAAACTTGATTCTGATTCTGAAGCCTTTTTTTCGAGTTCACTGCAGACAGATACAGCTTCGGTTCTTCTAGAGGCAATGGAGTACATAAGATTCCTTCAGGAGCAAGTTAAGGTCAGACTTTCTGTCACTGTCACCCCCCTTCAAAATTGCCCATTGTTTGAATCACCATACCAAGAGGAATCATATTTTCTGGTTGATTAAGAGGTCTGCTAATTAGGATCTTGTAGTAG
This region of Vitis vinifera cultivar Pinot Noir 40024 chromosome 5, ASM3070453v1 genomic DNA includes:
- the LOC100243890 gene encoding transcription factor bHLH153, which produces MAEHKRSPISVDQGGLTSLAPKRQKPDLTISTKERKEKVGERIAALQQLVSPFGKTDTASVLLEAMEYIRFLQEQVKVLSAPYLQSTTTAKMQELERYSLRSRGLCLVPISYTVGVARSNGADIWAPIKTDSSPKF